Below is a genomic region from Clostridia bacterium.
GCTGTAGATTCATCTCAAGAAGTTTTTTTGAAGGTCTATGGAGCATTGGGGAAATTTAGAAAAGAATCATCTTTTTCAACATGGTTATATAGGATAACTATGAATACATGTGCAGACCAGTTGAGAAAAAGAAAAAAACAAAAAAACATCGTATCTCTTGAGCAAATGGAGGATATAGGCATAGGAATAGCTGAAACAGATTCGAGGGGCAATTCTCCTGAATTTGAATTGAACAGGAGGGAATCTAGGGATGAGATAATATCTGCAATAAATAAGCTGTCCTATAAATTCAAAGCGGCTGTTGTGCTCAAAGATTTACATGGTTTTACATATAGCGAAATAGCTGATATTCAGAAGTGTTCCATCGGTACTGTAAAATCTCGGTTGAGTCGTGGGAGAAATTATTTGAGAGATATATTAGAAAAAGATATGGAACAAAAAGAAAATAGGTTCCGTCAAAATAGTAGGAAGGAGGGATAGAGTTGACTTGCAATGAATTTAAGGATTTTATATCGGAGTATATTGATGGACAATTAGAAAACTCAAAGTGTAATGAGTTTGTTGAACATATGCACAGCTGTAAAAGGTGCAGAGAAGAATACAATAAAATTTGTGAAATAGTTGAAAAATGCAGAGATATACCTGAAGTAGAATTGCCTGAAGGCTACGAAAAACAGCTGCATCAAAAATTATTGGAACAGACACAGGACGAAAAAAGAAAAAAAGCTGGAATACTACATTTCGATTGGAAGAGATTAGTTTCTATTGCGGCAATATTAGCGATTTTAGTAGTGTCATACAATTTGATTAAAGCAGGATTTTATATGGGTTCCAGCGATAAAAAAACAGCTGTTGAACAAATGATGGATGGTGGTGCAAATTATGAACAAGTAGCGGAATCGGAAAGCTCTGAAGATGATATGGCATATGACACAGCGGGAGTCCAAGATAAAGCTGAAAGTCAGGAAGTCTCTCCGGAAGAGGAACAGGATGCGGGCGAACAGACTAAAGAAGATGCAGATACACTTTTTCGCGGTATTGAAGGAAGAAAGATAATAAATAATGCCTATATAGAAATGGAAACAGTGGAGTTTGACAGTATTATTAGAAAAATAACTCAAATGGTGGAAATCCAAGGAGGCTATGTTAAAAATTCGAATATTTCCGGGTTTAGCAAGGATGTTTCAAGGAGTGCACATATTGAATTAAAAGTCCCACAGGGAAAGTTTGGACAGTTTATTGAAGTGATAAAGGGGTACGGTGAGATCATTGAGCTGAGTGAGAGCGGTGAGGATATAACATCTCAGTACTTTGATACAGAGGCACGGTTGAAAACTCTTGAGATTCAGGAAGAAAGGCTTCTGGCCTTATTAGAAAAAGCGGAAAAGCTGGATACTATATTAAAGTTAGAAAACGAGTTGTCCAGGATAAGGCTTGAGATAGAGAACCTCACAGGTACTTTGAAAAAATGGGATCACCTTGTGGAGTATTCTACAATATCTATAAATATCTATGAAGTAAAGAAAGAGGAAATTGAGAAAATTGACCAGAATTTATGGCAGAGGATGGCAAATAGCTTTATCAAATCGTTAAACAGTCTTGTTAAGGGTATAGAGGCGCTTATCATTTTTATCGGTGCTGTACTTCCATATATTCCTTTGATCTTATTAGCAATATGGTTATTTAAGAAATATGTAATCAGGAGGTGATGTTTGTTTTGAAAAAAAGCACTGTATATATTACGTTGATAACGTTAGTCGCTCTTATCTGTGTATTCAGCGCTATAGAGATTTTCAAAGCACCCAAAGCGCAAGGGACTGATATAATCAGTACTGACAAAAATAAGCTGGGGAATAACAAGGTAATATCAGTTATCGGGCAATCAAGAATATTCGTACAGCCTGATATTGCTTATATAAGTTTTGGGGTGCAGACCGAAGATAAGGTTGCGAAGACAGCCCAGATAGATAATTCAGAAAAGATGGATAAAGTGATAAGCAGTTTAAAGTCAATGGGAATAAAAGATGAGGATATACAGACAAATAATTATAATATTTATCCTAAAGAAAGGTATGATCAAAACGGAAAAGCTCATGTAGATGGTTATATTGTAATTAACGAAGTACTTGTCATCATAAGAAACATTGAGAAGGTAGGAGAAACAATAGATGTGGTAGCTAAGGCCGGCGTGAATCGAGCAGGGAGCATACAATTCGGGCTGGCAGATCAGCAGAAAAGTTATGATGAGGCTTTAGCTAAAGCTGTAGAGGAGGCCAAAGGGAAGGCAGAATCAGTGGCTGGGGCTGCGGGAGTAAAGATAAAAGATATGTTATATATCAGCGAGGTTACAGAGAAAGAGGGAATAGTGATAGATGGTTATATGAAGGAGGAAGCGGTGCAGCTTGCTGATGAGGCGGTGCAAACTCCTATTCAGCCGGGGCAACTGGAAGTAAGTGCCAAGGTAAATGTAGTATATTCGTATTAAAGGAATGTGCTTTATAAGCATATTTCCTTTTTTTTTGTTGTATTTTATATATAATATAAGATAATCAATGTTTTAAAGGAGAGAGATAATGCCACAACAAAAAATGATCTTAATTGATGGAAATAGTTTGATTCATAGGGCATTCTATGCCTTACCTCTTTTGTCTAACAAACAAGGAGTATACACTAATGCGGTATACGGTTTCTTAAACATGATGTTTAAAGTGATAGACCAGGAAAAGCCGGATTATATAGGTGTTGCCTTCGATAGAA
It encodes:
- a CDS encoding sigma-70 family RNA polymerase sigma factor; this translates as MSTGENDLIKKSVKGDFQAFEELIQPYQQKVYNLCYRMLGNDYDAVDSSQEVFLKVYGALGKFRKESSFSTWLYRITMNTCADQLRKRKKQKNIVSLEQMEDIGIGIAETDSRGNSPEFELNRRESRDEIISAINKLSYKFKAAVVLKDLHGFTYSEIADIQKCSIGTVKSRLSRGRNYLRDILEKDMEQKENRFRQNSRKEG
- a CDS encoding DUF4349 domain-containing protein, with protein sequence MTCNEFKDFISEYIDGQLENSKCNEFVEHMHSCKRCREEYNKICEIVEKCRDIPEVELPEGYEKQLHQKLLEQTQDEKRKKAGILHFDWKRLVSIAAILAILVVSYNLIKAGFYMGSSDKKTAVEQMMDGGANYEQVAESESSEDDMAYDTAGVQDKAESQEVSPEEEQDAGEQTKEDADTLFRGIEGRKIINNAYIEMETVEFDSIIRKITQMVEIQGGYVKNSNISGFSKDVSRSAHIELKVPQGKFGQFIEVIKGYGEIIELSESGEDITSQYFDTEARLKTLEIQEERLLALLEKAEKLDTILKLENELSRIRLEIENLTGTLKKWDHLVEYSTISINIYEVKKEEIEKIDQNLWQRMANSFIKSLNSLVKGIEALIIFIGAVLPYIPLILLAIWLFKKYVIRR
- a CDS encoding SIMPL domain-containing protein (The SIMPL domain is named for its presence in mouse protein SIMPL (signalling molecule that associates with mouse pelle-like kinase). Bacterial member BP26, from Brucella, was shown to assemble into a channel-like structure, while YggE from E. coli has been associated with resistance to oxidative stress.) is translated as MKKSTVYITLITLVALICVFSAIEIFKAPKAQGTDIISTDKNKLGNNKVISVIGQSRIFVQPDIAYISFGVQTEDKVAKTAQIDNSEKMDKVISSLKSMGIKDEDIQTNNYNIYPKERYDQNGKAHVDGYIVINEVLVIIRNIEKVGETIDVVAKAGVNRAGSIQFGLADQQKSYDEALAKAVEEAKGKAESVAGAAGVKIKDMLYISEVTEKEGIVIDGYMKEEAVQLADEAVQTPIQPGQLEVSAKVNVVYSY